Proteins from one Ornithobacterium rhinotracheale genomic window:
- the serS gene encoding serine--tRNA ligase yields the protein MLLVNEIREQRARIEEGLKKRNIEDLSFLDQIIEQDDIRKQTQFELDNALSESNQLSKQIGELFKSGKAQEANELKAKTADLKTKTKELQEQLNAAKQKVEELLFQIPNVLHESVPFGKGENENVEEYRSGDEYDREGLPHWELAKKYNLIDFELGTKITGAGFPVYRGKGAVLQRSLINYFLNKNTAAGYEEFQMPLMVNEASARGTGQLPDKEAQMYEVPLDGFYLIPTAEVPVTNVYRDVIVEDKDFPILMTGYTPCFRREAGSYGKDVRGLNRLHQFDKVEIVRIEKPENSYAALEEMKKHVASILDELGLTYRILHLCGGDTGFASASTYDFEVWSSAQKRWLEVSSVSNFETFQANRLKLRYKIEKGTALCHTLNGSSLALPRILAALLEHYQTEDGIQIPAVLQGLCGFDMIK from the coding sequence ATGCTACTTGTAAACGAGATTAGAGAGCAACGCGCTCGTATTGAGGAAGGTCTTAAAAAAAGAAATATCGAAGATTTAAGCTTTTTAGACCAAATTATTGAACAAGATGATATAAGAAAACAAACTCAGTTTGAATTAGATAACGCACTTTCGGAATCCAACCAGCTTTCAAAGCAAATTGGCGAGCTTTTTAAATCTGGCAAGGCACAAGAAGCCAACGAACTTAAAGCTAAAACTGCGGATTTAAAAACTAAAACCAAAGAATTACAAGAGCAATTAAACGCTGCGAAACAGAAAGTGGAAGAATTATTATTCCAAATTCCGAATGTTTTGCACGAGTCTGTTCCATTCGGGAAAGGCGAAAACGAGAATGTAGAAGAATACAGAAGTGGTGATGAATACGATAGAGAAGGGCTTCCACATTGGGAATTAGCCAAAAAATATAATTTAATCGATTTTGAATTAGGAACAAAAATCACGGGAGCAGGTTTCCCAGTTTATCGTGGAAAAGGAGCCGTATTGCAGCGTTCTTTGATTAATTATTTCTTAAACAAAAACACCGCCGCAGGCTATGAGGAGTTTCAAATGCCGCTTATGGTAAACGAGGCTTCGGCTCGCGGAACAGGGCAATTGCCTGACAAAGAGGCGCAGATGTATGAAGTGCCGCTAGATGGATTTTACTTAATCCCCACAGCCGAAGTGCCGGTAACGAATGTCTACCGTGATGTGATAGTGGAGGACAAGGATTTTCCAATTTTAATGACGGGCTACACCCCTTGTTTTCGCCGTGAGGCTGGCTCTTATGGCAAAGATGTGAGAGGGCTCAATCGCTTGCACCAGTTTGATAAGGTGGAAATCGTGCGTATTGAAAAGCCAGAAAATTCATATGCCGCCCTTGAAGAAATGAAAAAGCATGTAGCCTCTATTTTAGATGAATTAGGGCTCACATACAGAATTTTGCACCTCTGTGGTGGCGACACAGGTTTTGCTTCCGCCTCTACCTACGATTTTGAAGTATGGTCTTCCGCTCAAAAAAGATGGCTAGAAGTAAGCTCCGTTTCAAACTTTGAAACCTTCCAAGCCAACCGCTTGAAACTAAGATATAAGATAGAAAAGGGAACAGCCCTTTGCCATACACTAAACGGAAGTTCACTTGCTTTGCCACGAATCCTAGCCGCTTTGCTAGAACATTATCAAACGGAAGACGGAATCCAAATTCCAGCAGTATTGCAAGGACTTTGCGGTTTTGATATGATTAAATAA
- a CDS encoding beta-N-acetylhexosaminidase: MKFYKTFGAMILCLFLGTAMAQFHIIPKPVELHKGEGSFLITEKTRINYPKDADTQKLVHYLKNKISEISGYQLKEAKSSSKNTIVFSKTAPTSLGKEGYQLNVNPDQITIEYNSREGAFYAVQTLLQMLPMVRNNAPLIVPSVQIKDYPRFKWRGMMLDVSRHFYSVDAIKQTLDMLAFYKVNTFQWHLCDNEGWRLEIKKYPKLTEIGAWRMEIPKARIYQKDTVPTGEKYLYGGYYTQEQAKDIVAYAKERNITVIPEIEMPGHSGAALAAYPQFSCNGKAQESPNSILHHTKEYKNSFNLEYCAGKDETFTFLENILKEVMEIFPSEYIHIGGDEVDKLHWETCTLCQARMKKENLKDTHELQSYFIKRMEKFLTKHHRKLLGWDEILEGGLAPSATVMSWRGEKGGIAAAKMGHNVVMSPSNPLYFIRHQDRSEIGKYWAPKFSINTLEAVYGYNPNSDKLSPEQQKYVLGTQFAVWTEFMSSVLHYEYMIYPRMQAFAEMAWTPLENKNFDDFVKRLNAYHFDEWKLKGINFYPKYYDKTAY; the protein is encoded by the coding sequence ATGAAATTTTATAAAACATTTGGGGCAATGATTCTGTGCCTATTTCTAGGTACGGCAATGGCTCAATTTCACATTATTCCAAAACCCGTGGAACTGCACAAAGGAGAAGGTTCGTTTTTAATTACAGAAAAAACACGCATAAACTACCCGAAAGATGCTGATACCCAAAAATTGGTTCATTATTTAAAAAATAAAATTTCGGAGATTTCGGGCTATCAATTAAAAGAGGCTAAATCTTCAAGCAAAAATACGATTGTCTTTAGCAAAACTGCGCCAACTTCGCTTGGTAAAGAAGGTTACCAATTGAATGTAAATCCTGACCAAATCACAATTGAATACAACAGCCGTGAAGGGGCTTTTTATGCTGTGCAAACGCTTTTGCAAATGCTCCCTATGGTGAGAAACAACGCTCCGCTGATTGTGCCAAGTGTGCAAATCAAAGATTATCCAAGATTTAAGTGGCGTGGCATGATGCTCGATGTGAGCCGCCACTTCTATTCGGTAGATGCCATAAAACAAACGCTTGACATGTTGGCTTTTTATAAAGTAAATACTTTCCAATGGCACTTGTGCGACAACGAGGGCTGGCGTTTGGAAATCAAAAAATATCCAAAACTTACAGAAATTGGTGCATGGCGCATGGAAATTCCCAAAGCCAGAATTTACCAAAAAGACACCGTGCCTACGGGCGAGAAATATCTCTATGGCGGCTACTACACCCAAGAGCAAGCCAAGGACATTGTGGCGTATGCCAAAGAACGCAACATTACCGTGATTCCTGAAATCGAAATGCCAGGACACAGCGGTGCAGCTTTGGCCGCTTATCCACAATTTAGCTGTAATGGAAAGGCGCAAGAATCTCCAAATTCAATTTTGCACCATACCAAAGAATACAAAAACTCGTTTAACCTAGAATATTGTGCGGGTAAAGATGAAACTTTTACTTTTTTAGAAAATATTTTAAAAGAAGTTATGGAAATTTTCCCATCGGAATACATTCATATCGGTGGAGATGAAGTAGATAAATTACATTGGGAAACTTGCACGCTTTGCCAAGCCCGAATGAAAAAGGAGAATTTGAAAGACACCCACGAATTGCAAAGTTATTTCATTAAAAGAATGGAGAAATTCCTAACCAAACACCACCGAAAACTCCTCGGCTGGGACGAAATTTTGGAAGGAGGTTTAGCACCCTCTGCTACGGTGATGAGCTGGCGTGGTGAAAAAGGCGGCATCGCTGCAGCAAAAATGGGACATAATGTAGTAATGTCGCCAAGCAATCCCCTTTACTTTATAAGACACCAAGATCGTAGCGAAATCGGAAAATATTGGGCTCCAAAATTCTCAATCAACACATTGGAAGCGGTATATGGCTACAACCCAAATTCAGACAAATTATCGCCTGAGCAACAAAAATATGTCTTAGGCACTCAATTTGCCGTGTGGACGGAGTTTATGTCCTCTGTCTTGCACTACGAATACATGATTTATCCACGCATGCAAGCCTTTGCAGAAATGGCTTGGACGCCGCTCGAAAATAAGAATTTTGATGATTTTGTAAAAAGATTAAATGCATATCATTTCGACGAATGGAAACTCAAAGGAATCAATTTTTATCCTAAATATTACGACAAAACAGCTTACTAA
- a CDS encoding glycoside hydrolase family 2 TIM barrel-domain containing protein has translation MKKMLIGLSFLCAMSMQAQQAEKPYLDPYYENPAMQEENRLPMRATYFPYESVDLAKKNDPSASSRFLDLNGTWKFKWVKDRKQLPKDFYATKFNDAKWDNFKVPATWEFNGYGTPIYVNESFEFAMKNPQPPNIPDTVDQPAAAYRRVIEIPNNWDGSEIFIHLGAVKSAFKLYVNGKYVGFGKDSKLPSEFNITKYVKPGKNLIALEVHRWSDASFLEAQDMWRLSGITRDCYLYARPKMHFYDYEAISQLVNHYKDGEMRLRVQAFNNTDENQEKSTIEANLYDAQGQKVWTGKQALSRLKMPHGKTENQFLANIPNAKPWTAETPNLYTLELILRDKDGKLQEVIRRPTGFRTVEIKGPLFTINGVPVKIKGVNRHDANSKTGQIISREDMEKDVKMMKELNINAVRTSHYPNDPYFYDLCDKYGLYVMDEANVENHGMYYSADKTLANKPEWEKAHVMRITRMEQRDKNHPSIFAWSMGNESGNGWNFYQAYKALKGLDSSRPIHYELAARDWNIDMESRMYRDLNFLKDYVSSNPTKPFIQCEYSHAMGNSLGGHQEYWDLYEKYPSLMGGFIWDWMDQGVEKKVNGKTIYGYGGDWGDKNTPSDNNFLNNGVIGPNHTLHPHAYEVRRVQQFIGFTYRNGVVNVKNKYFFKSLDNFIIHWQLLKDGKVVNEGDFEPTGIAAQKSRNYKLPFTAGNDGEYILQLTAYTKAKEGILNAHTPLAFGEFVLSQYRRQAYTPQQATINVDENAQNISISDTNFSATISKTKGRLENYTVDGKVIFEQGPYANFWRPGTDNDFGAKLPKKNKGLKDADQNGEVESVSYKALNTGEIQVIIVKKLVDKTIQFTQTLTFDAAGSILVDNKYTPLKNDDKAISFKIGTHMILPTDFTNIEWYGRGPWESYQDRKQSAMVGLYQGLIKDQYHPYIRPQESGNKSDVRYAKITRNDGSGFTIEPQTVFLNVNALPYAPEQLYPGEEKGQTHSGELEYDKNVHLDIDLHQLGLGGINSWGALPLEKYRVYLYKPYEYSYRIIPFNQ, from the coding sequence ATGAAAAAAATGCTTATTGGGTTGAGTTTTCTCTGTGCAATGTCTATGCAAGCACAGCAGGCAGAGAAACCGTATTTAGACCCGTATTACGAAAATCCTGCGATGCAGGAAGAAAATCGTTTGCCTATGCGAGCCACCTACTTCCCTTATGAATCGGTGGATCTTGCAAAGAAAAACGACCCGTCTGCATCTTCAAGATTTTTAGACTTGAATGGGACTTGGAAATTTAAATGGGTAAAAGACCGCAAACAATTGCCCAAAGATTTCTATGCCACTAAGTTTAATGATGCTAAATGGGACAATTTTAAAGTTCCTGCCACTTGGGAATTTAATGGATACGGAACGCCAATTTATGTAAACGAAAGTTTCGAATTTGCGATGAAAAATCCGCAACCACCTAACATTCCAGACACAGTGGATCAGCCCGCAGCTGCATATCGTAGAGTAATTGAAATACCTAATAATTGGGACGGAAGCGAAATCTTTATTCATCTAGGAGCTGTAAAATCAGCGTTTAAACTTTATGTAAATGGTAAATATGTAGGATTTGGCAAGGATAGCAAACTTCCATCAGAATTTAATATTACCAAATATGTTAAACCTGGCAAAAACCTCATAGCACTAGAAGTGCACCGCTGGAGCGATGCAAGTTTCCTAGAAGCTCAAGATATGTGGAGACTCTCTGGAATCACGAGAGATTGCTACCTCTATGCCAGACCAAAAATGCATTTTTATGATTACGAAGCAATTTCTCAATTAGTGAATCATTACAAAGATGGAGAAATGCGCCTTCGTGTTCAGGCATTTAATAATACTGATGAAAACCAAGAAAAAAGCACCATCGAAGCGAATTTATACGATGCGCAAGGTCAAAAAGTTTGGACAGGTAAACAAGCTTTATCTAGACTAAAAATGCCTCACGGAAAAACTGAAAATCAATTTTTGGCTAATATTCCAAATGCTAAGCCTTGGACAGCAGAAACTCCAAATCTTTATACCTTAGAATTAATTTTAAGAGATAAAGACGGAAAATTGCAAGAAGTGATTCGTCGTCCTACGGGATTTAGAACTGTAGAAATCAAAGGTCCACTTTTCACCATCAATGGAGTGCCTGTAAAAATCAAAGGGGTAAACCGCCACGATGCCAATTCCAAAACAGGGCAAATTATCTCTAGAGAAGACATGGAAAAAGATGTTAAGATGATGAAGGAGCTTAACATAAATGCTGTGCGCACTTCGCACTATCCTAACGATCCTTATTTCTATGATTTATGCGATAAATATGGGCTTTATGTAATGGATGAAGCCAATGTGGAAAACCATGGAATGTACTACAGCGCAGATAAAACTTTAGCAAACAAGCCAGAGTGGGAAAAAGCGCATGTAATGCGCATTACTCGCATGGAACAACGCGACAAAAATCACCCGAGTATCTTTGCTTGGAGTATGGGTAATGAATCTGGTAATGGTTGGAATTTCTACCAAGCTTATAAAGCCTTAAAAGGATTAGATTCTTCTCGTCCTATTCATTATGAACTAGCCGCAAGAGATTGGAACATCGACATGGAATCTCGCATGTATCGTGACCTGAACTTCCTTAAGGATTATGTAAGTAGCAACCCTACCAAGCCATTCATTCAATGCGAATACTCTCACGCAATGGGCAATAGCTTGGGCGGACACCAAGAGTATTGGGATTTGTATGAAAAATACCCTTCGCTTATGGGCGGATTTATCTGGGATTGGATGGACCAAGGTGTTGAGAAAAAAGTAAACGGAAAAACCATTTACGGATACGGAGGAGACTGGGGCGATAAAAATACGCCTAGTGACAACAACTTCCTAAACAATGGTGTAATAGGACCAAACCACACTCTGCATCCACATGCATACGAAGTGCGTCGCGTGCAGCAATTCATCGGATTTACCTACAGAAATGGTGTTGTAAATGTGAAAAACAAATATTTCTTTAAATCTTTAGATAATTTCATCATTCACTGGCAATTATTAAAAGATGGAAAAGTAGTAAACGAAGGTGATTTTGAACCAACGGGCATCGCTGCACAAAAAAGCAGAAATTATAAATTACCATTCACTGCAGGAAACGACGGCGAATACATTTTACAACTTACTGCTTACACCAAAGCTAAAGAAGGAATCTTAAACGCACACACTCCGCTTGCATTTGGAGAATTTGTACTATCTCAATATCGTAGACAGGCCTACACGCCACAGCAAGCCACCATCAATGTAGATGAAAACGCGCAAAACATCAGCATAAGCGATACTAATTTCTCTGCCACTATTTCTAAGACCAAAGGTAGATTAGAAAACTACACCGTAGATGGAAAAGTGATTTTTGAGCAAGGCCCTTATGCCAACTTCTGGCGTCCTGGAACCGATAACGACTTTGGGGCTAAATTACCAAAGAAAAATAAAGGTTTAAAAGATGCCGACCAAAACGGTGAAGTGGAAAGCGTAAGCTACAAAGCCCTAAATACAGGTGAAATTCAAGTGATTATCGTGAAAAAATTAGTAGACAAAACTATCCAATTCACACAAACACTCACTTTTGACGCGGCAGGAAGTATTTTGGTAGACAACAAATACACTCCGCTAAAAAATGACGACAAAGCCATAAGCTTTAAAATTGGAACACACATGATTTTGCCTACCGATTTCACCAATATAGAATGGTATGGTCGTGGTCCATGGGAAAGCTACCAAGACAGAAAACAATCTGCCATGGTGGGCTTATACCAAGGCTTAATCAAAGACCAATACCACCCATACATTCGTCCGCAAGAATCTGGTAACAAATCAGATGTGCGCTATGCCAAAATCACAAGAAACGACGGCAGCGGATTCACCATTGAGCCACAAACGGTTTTCTTAAATGTAAACGCTCTGCCATACGCACCAGAACAATTATACCCTGGGGAAGAAAAAGGACAAACCCACTCAGGCGAATTGGAGTATGATAAAAATGTACATCTTGATATCGACCTTCACCAATTAGGTTTAGGCGGAATCAACAGTTGGGGCGCATTGCCACTCGAGAAATATAGAGTTTATCTCTACAAGCCATACGAATACTCATACCGAATCATTCCCTTTAATCAATAA
- a CDS encoding PLP-dependent cysteine synthase family protein, whose translation METKKIYNNILELIGNTPMVRLNRITQSVPGEVFAKLEMFNPGHSAKDRIAKYIIEDAEEKGLLKPGATIVETTSGNTGFAIAMNAIVKGYKCIVAVSDKTKEDKIAFLKALGAEVHMCPANVPADDPRSYYETARRIAEETPNSIYINQYFNPKNIEAHYHSTGKEIWEQTEGKITHLFACSGTGGTISGIARYLKEQNPNIKIIGVDADGSVIKHYHETGELDKSLIHSYQIEGLGKNLIPGATDFSVIDEYVKVNDEQSAYRTRELALQEGIMGGYTSGAVLQGLLQYKDNLPADAVSVVVFPDHGSRYMNKVYSDDWMAQQGFNIDKK comes from the coding sequence GTGGAAACAAAAAAGATTTATAACAATATACTTGAACTCATCGGGAACACGCCCATGGTGCGCCTCAATCGCATTACGCAATCGGTTCCTGGCGAAGTCTTTGCAAAGCTTGAAATGTTCAACCCAGGACATTCTGCCAAAGACCGAATCGCAAAATACATTATAGAAGATGCCGAAGAAAAAGGCTTACTAAAGCCTGGTGCCACGATTGTAGAAACTACCTCTGGCAACACGGGCTTTGCTATTGCTATGAATGCCATTGTAAAAGGCTACAAATGTATCGTAGCCGTGAGCGATAAAACCAAGGAAGACAAAATTGCATTTCTCAAAGCATTGGGAGCAGAAGTGCATATGTGTCCTGCCAATGTTCCTGCCGACGACCCTCGCTCCTATTACGAAACGGCAAGACGCATCGCCGAAGAAACTCCAAATTCTATTTACATCAATCAATACTTTAATCCCAAAAATATCGAAGCCCACTACCACTCTACGGGCAAGGAGATTTGGGAACAAACAGAGGGCAAAATCACGCATTTATTTGCTTGCTCCGGCACTGGCGGAACCATTTCAGGAATTGCTAGATATTTAAAGGAACAAAATCCAAACATTAAAATCATCGGTGTAGATGCCGATGGCTCCGTGATTAAACATTATCACGAAACGGGAGAATTAGATAAAAGTTTAATTCATTCTTACCAAATCGAGGGCTTGGGCAAAAACTTAATCCCTGGTGCCACCGATTTCTCGGTAATTGATGAATATGTAAAAGTAAACGATGAGCAAAGTGCCTACCGCACACGCGAATTAGCCCTACAAGAAGGAATCATGGGCGGCTATACGAGCGGTGCCGTTTTGCAAGGATTATTACAATACAAGGATAATTTACCAGCCGATGCCGTGAGCGTTGTGGTATTCCCAGACCATGGCTCTCGCTATATGAACAAAGTGTACAGCGACGATTGGATGGCGCAACAAGGCTTTAACATCGATAAAAAATAA
- a CDS encoding SDR family oxidoreductase, giving the protein MRYAVVTGVSSGIGKAICEKFLAKGLYVFGSVRKKEDAKYFEEKYPNTFHTLVFDTTDYPAVDKAVEEIHKVVGKKGLSVLVNNAGVAKYGPIQHVPIEELRQQYEVNVFAPVYLTQKLLWLLGASKEAKWQGKVIQISSTAGVMTRPMLGPYSSSKHAVEAIYDALRRELMIYGVEVVLIEPGPIKTEIWGKAKSGGNPYENTDYGEIFAQLDKAVDEIEKIGLPVEAVADKAWEAFIAKKPKARYVVAPKKLMFKAAMYVIPDRMLDKIFYKDLKKLTQES; this is encoded by the coding sequence ATGAGATATGCAGTAGTTACTGGTGTTTCCTCTGGAATAGGAAAAGCCATTTGCGAAAAGTTTTTAGCCAAAGGTTTGTATGTCTTCGGGAGCGTTCGCAAAAAAGAAGATGCCAAATATTTCGAAGAAAAATACCCAAATACTTTTCATACGCTAGTTTTTGACACAACAGATTATCCTGCAGTGGACAAAGCCGTGGAAGAAATCCACAAAGTGGTGGGCAAAAAAGGATTGAGCGTACTAGTAAACAACGCGGGAGTTGCCAAATATGGACCTATTCAGCATGTGCCGATTGAAGAATTAAGACAACAATACGAAGTCAATGTCTTTGCCCCCGTATATCTTACACAAAAATTATTGTGGCTACTCGGTGCCTCAAAAGAAGCCAAATGGCAAGGAAAAGTCATTCAAATTAGCTCTACCGCTGGCGTAATGACACGCCCCATGCTAGGACCTTACTCATCGTCTAAACACGCAGTTGAAGCCATCTACGATGCACTCAGAAGAGAGCTTATGATTTACGGCGTAGAGGTGGTTTTAATTGAACCAGGACCAATTAAAACTGAAATTTGGGGCAAAGCCAAATCAGGCGGAAATCCGTATGAAAATACCGATTATGGCGAAATCTTTGCACAATTAGACAAGGCGGTAGACGAAATAGAGAAAATCGGCTTGCCCGTGGAAGCTGTTGCCGACAAAGCTTGGGAAGCTTTTATAGCTAAAAAACCAAAAGCACGCTATGTCGTGGCTCCAAAGAAATTAATGTTTAAAGCTGCGATGTATGTTATCCCAGATCGCATGCTCGACAAGATTTTCTACAAAGATTTAAAGAAACTTACACAAGAATCATAA